The following are encoded in a window of Microcaecilia unicolor chromosome 14, aMicUni1.1, whole genome shotgun sequence genomic DNA:
- the ZNF219 gene encoding zinc finger protein 219, with protein MECLGPVQRDCSLSMERDCPSTLQRDSPLIQHLSPSPPAFNGELDLQRYSNGHAPLATDGAEERGQEARKYQCPVCGKRFRFNSILSLHTRIHTGEKPFQCPYCGHQATQKGNLKIHLRTHQPGGDEVVSEETRLLLELEERALLREQRNQGMSRQWKHPSWLLEVKTPMVAKEKPEILPAPQDEEEEEEEEEDEEEEVVQIPIPVTPPSLPPPGFRCPFCKGKFRKARELEKHVHILHKPYRCTICGFAATQEEGLARHAEEVHPVREEEAVVEVGEPVQVAPPTTPVKAEPPVAEFRCEVCSQAFTQSWFLKGHMRKHKDSFDHKCQVCGRCFKEPWFLKNHMKVHLSKLGLRGDKTTASEVSTSRPKKEQDLLGYDTFYSAFLLSASQEKREQLVSVAEKGSFLGYLSLRSPSDGSCTERLQATARALEVGQGQVWHPPGLEPSEVCWVSGKGKQKRKGHSRRPKDKRSQVGPAGLCDGPSKNEEFGGTCRCLECGRTFGNYQQLEAHTAMGHHTTREEEEWAGRGASRTSHASHNGGHGVGGHSGAGRGAAHGVSLQAGRFPDESESQSRGYGSDGSRIFSGKDCPYCGKSFRSSHHLKVHLRVHTGERPYKCPHCDYAGTQSGSLKYHLQRHHREQKVVASGRTAGVKVPSPYQHTLLVQTGRYHSFYLPQHWAAAQLTPVRAVDEKPGRQRVPSTGASSLGDVGPTFSDLAKVFQNLSESESHLKEEPLPPSSLAVPVCMLEKQEDKVGGKRRRQPPPPQPQQEADVPSPPPPRVSRRKPASTSRVITNGKPDFEPLDLSWRPPASPGMDSEVTLHRCPFCPFATSSPELMALHLQVHHSRRSLRKERTPRGPIKNDTDTTNAFLGKAGTHLLSGDCEMVEDLGQGLKEDEEEEEEEGESPEALEERDMDGKETPKKGAKQENGVQGYLSRSNSEEEEAEGERLPEHR; from the exons ATGGAATGTCTTGGTCCAGTACAAAGAGATTGCTCTTTATCAATGgagagggactgtccttccacaCTACAGAGGGACTCACCTCTTATCCAGCATCTCAGTCCTTCCCCTCC GGCTTTCAACGGTGAGCTAGACCTTCAACGCTACTccaatggccatgccccattAGCAACAGATGGAGCAGAAGAGCGTGGGCAGGAGGCACGTAAGTACCAGTGCCCAGTTTGTGGCAAGCGCTTCCGTTTCAACAGCATCCTCTCTCTGCACACACGCATTCACACTGGGGAGAAGCCCTTCCAGTGTCCCTACTGTGGTCACCAGGCCACTCAGAAAGGCAACCTGAAGATCCATCTGCGCACCCATCAACCTGGTGGTGACGAAGTGGTCAGTGAGGAGACCCGGTTGCTGCTGGAGCTGGAGGAGAGAGCACTCCTGAGAGAACAGCGCAACCAAGGAATGTCAAGACAGTGGAAGCACCCGTCATGGCTACTGGAGGTAAAGACACCGATGGTGGCCAAAGAGAAACCCGAGATTCTGCCAGCTCCTCAAGacgaagaagaggaggaggaagaagaggaggacgaggaggaggaggtggtgcaAATCCCGATCCCTGTTACCCCTCCCTCACTACCACCTCCGGGATTCCGCTGCCCATTCTGCAAAGGAAAATTCCGGAAGGCCCGGGAGCTGGAGAAGCACGTTCATATTCTCCATAAGCCCTACCGGTGCACGATCTGTGGATTTGCAGCCACCCAGGAAGAAGGCCTGGCACGGCATGCagaagaagtgcacccagtgagggaggaggaagcagTCGTTGAAGTTGGTGAGCCAGTGCAAGTAGCACCGCCGACTACACCGGTAAAGGCAGAACCACCAGTAGCAGAATTCCGTTGTGAGGTGTGCAGCCAAGCCTTCACTCAGTCGTGGTTCTTAAAGGGCCATATGAGGAAACACAAAGATTCTTTTGACCACAAGTGCCAAGTATGTGGGAGATGCTTCAAGGAGCCCTGGTTCCTGAAGAACCACATGAAGGTCCACCTTAGTAAACTAGGGCTGAGGGGGGACAAGACCACAGCATCAGAGGTCTCCACATCCAGACCCAAGAAGGAGCAGGATCTTCTGGGATATGACACCTTCTACTCAGCTTTCCTGCTTTCTGCCAGCCAGGAGAAGAGGGAGCAGCTGGTGAGTGTGGCAGAGAAGGGCTCCTTCTTGGGGTACCTCAGCCTACGGTCCCCCTCTGATGGGAGCTGCACAGAGAGGCTGCAGGCCACAGCCAGGGccctggaggtgggccaggggcagGTTTGGCATCCACCAGGACTGGAGCCTTCAGAAGTCTGCTGGGTGAGCGGCAAGGGAAAGCAGAAGCGGAAGGGCCACTCCAGGAGGCCCAAGGACAAGAGATCCCAGGTAGGCCCGGCAGGACTTTGTGATGGGCCTTCGAAAAATGAGGAATTTGGGGGCACTTGCCGCTGTCTTGAATGTGGTAGAACGTTTGGGAACTACCAGCAGTTGGAGGCCCATACTGCAATGGGTCATCATACCACCAGGGAGGAAGAGGAGTGGGCTGGGAGAGGGGCCTCAAGAACTTCCCATGCCAGTCACAACGGAGGCCACGGAGTGGGAGGCCACAgtggagctggaagaggagcagcGCATGGGGTGTCCCTGCAAGCAGGAAGATTCCCAG ATGAGAGTGAATCCCAGAGCAGAGGGTACGGATCAGATGGGAGCCGGATTTTCTCTGGCAAAGACTGTCCATACTGCGGCAAATCTTTCCGATCCTCACACCATTTAAAGGTGCATCTCCGAGTGCACACAG GTGAGCGCCCCTATAAGTGCCCGCACTGCGACTATGCAGGCACACAGTCTGGATCACTGAAATACCACCTGCAGCGTCATCACCGTGAGCAGAAAGTGGTGGCCAGTGGACGGACAGCAGGCGTCAAAGTGCCCTCCCCCTACCAGCATACCTTGCTGGTGCAAACTGGGAGGTATCACAGCTTCTACCTCCCCCAGCACTGGGCAGCTGCACAACTCACACCAGTGAGGGCTGTGGATGAGAAGCCCGGGAGGCAGAGGGTGCCCTCTACTGGTGCTAGCAGTCTTGGAGACGTTGGCCCAACTTTCTCAGACCTCGCCAAGGTCTTCCAGAATCTGTCGGAGAGCGAGAGCCACCTGAAGGAGGAGCCACTGCCACCATCATCCCTGGCAGTCCCTGTTTGTATGCTGGAAAAGCAAGAAGACAAGGTAGGAGGGAAAAGACGGAGACAGCCGCCACCACCCCAGccccagcaagaagcagatgTGCCCTCTCCACCTCCACCACGCGTTTCCCGGAGAAAACCGGCAAGCACAAGTCGTGTGATCACCAACGGGAAGCCAGACTTCGAGCCTCTAGATCTCTCGTGGCGGCCACCGGCATCACCAGGCATGGACAGCGAAGTCACCCTTCATCGTTGCCCCTTTTGCCCTTTTGCTACCTCCTCTCCAGAGCTGATGGCACTTCATCTGCAGGTTCACCATAGCCGAAGGTCCCTCAGGAAGGAGAGGACCCCAAGAGGGCCTATCAAAAATGACACTGATACCACCAATGCCTTCCTTGGAAAGGCAGGGACCCACCTGCTCTCTGGAGATTGTGAGATGGTGGAGGATCTGGGTCAAGGACTGAAGGaggacgaggaggaggaggaggaggaaggcgaGAGCCCAGAAGCATTGGAGGAgagagacatggatgggaaggagaCGCCGAAAAAAGGAGCAAAGCAGGAGAATGGAGTTCAGGGTTACTTAAGCAGAAGCAACTCAGAAGAGGAGGAAGCAGAGGGGGAGAGGCTTCCTGAGCATCGGTAG
- the LOC115457784 gene encoding NACHT, LRR and PYD domains-containing protein 3-like isoform X2: protein MSNLPVASRVLDGFSDLQLRRLTMLYCQRLEDATAEVACAVAFSLYAKTVISKLEYEQITGADGDKASQLLLKTVLSKEDAKAARAMWQSFTDFRENNAFLKVKRILQEIDDKGDSLHKEINWAPDEVIQDCLVAIHRQHQAILKERNATLALTSFHGWTLEKTFPLDKHFTELLIIPSLRYQEQVQHELLARGREHVEWRKQTLRRELEKVRHHEIFGTSFGKCTRCLYAVISGVAGIGKTTLVQKIVHDWAVGKIYGQFHFLFQFKFRELNIYQDRTSLKQIILDSYPYLEKDLKKVLANTNRILLIFDGLDEFREPIIFPDIQAKSPNSQSKGASHLYPESWCSIPDIIRALFQGQMLPDCSVLVTTRPTALESLQMAPVHLYAEILGFSDAQIKDYFLKFNSDTKVSLEMLTYVEDNAILYTMCYNPSYCWVICSSLEATFTSPRVRDWSPPKTITQLYANYIHNILKNHSREAEEPRQLLLKTGEMAYMGVAEKVIVFGDHHFHRYGLQPSNFLSGFLMQILQKENSLKDVVYSFFHLTVQEFLAALAKFFQTPTPKLSQLLDETSTSRDGRYEIFLQFMAGLSCPATTAQLKDLIGEVPQGNVCKVVDWIKERFESAQGHKIQLLNTLHYLFEAQNKALVQETMGQVRQVDFSFQVMSPVDCYVLAVVLGPCQQLQNLHLFNCSIESWGMKSLKSVLHKCVTVRLSQNRLGDQGVKLLCEALRKPDCQMQTLELWMVNLTDGCVEDLASALSTNVSIRDLNLRDNAFTDHSVPTFLHLVENCSGLLTIDLCNNPFSGVGCQKLKLFEEKLRRTRHGLKIKV, encoded by the exons ATGAGCAATCTGCCAG TAGCCTCCAGGGTCCTGGATGGGTTCAGCGACCTACAGCTGCGCCGACTGACGATGCTGTACTGCCAACGGCTGGAGGATGCTACGGCAGAAGTCGCATGTGCTGTGGCATTCAGTCTCTACGCCAAGACCGTCATATCCAAACTGGAATACGAG CAAATCACTGGTGCTGATGGTGACAAAGCGTCACAGCTCCTACTGAAGACAGTGCTGTCCAAGGAGGATGCCAAAGCTGCCCGAGCCATGTGGCAAAGCTTCACAGACTTCAGGGAAAACAATGCTTTTCTGAAGGTGAAAAGGATCCTACAGGAGATTGACGACAAGG GAGACTCTTTGCATAAGGAGATTAATTGGGCCCCTGATGAGGTTATTCAAGACTGCCTGGTAG CCATCCATCGCCAGCACCAAGCGATCCTGAAGGAAAGGAATGCTACCCTAGCACTAACTTCTTTTCATGGCTGGACGTTGGAGAAGACCTTCCCACTGGACAAACATTTTACAGAGCTGCTCATCATCCCCTCCCTGAGGTACCAGGAGCAGGTGCAGCATGAGCTCCTTGCCCGTGGACGTGAACACGTTGAATGGCGCAAGCAAACCCTGCGCCGTGAGCTGGAGAAGGTCCGCCATCATGAGATCTTTGGCACCAGCTTTGGCAAGTGCACTCGCTGCCTTTATGCTGTGATCAGCGGTGTGGCTGGGATTGGCAAGACCACCCTGGTACAGAAAATAGTCCACGACTGGGCAGTGGGCAAAATTTATGggcagttccacttccttttccaGTTCAAGTTCCGGGAGCTCAACATCTACCAGGACAGGACCAGTCTCAAGCAGATCATCCTAGACTCCTACCCCTACCTAGAGAAAGATCTCAAGAAGGTCTTGGCAAATACCAATAGGATCTTGTTAATTTTTGACGGACTAGATGAATTCCGGGAGCCGATAATTTTCCCTGACATTCAGGCTAAATCTCCAAACTCACAATCAAAGGGGGCCTCACATCTTTACCCCGAGAGCTGGTGCTCCATTCCGGACATTATACGGGCTCTCTTTCAAGGGCAGATGTTGCCGGATTGTTCCGTGCTGGTGACCACACGGCCCACAGCCCTGGAGTCCTTGCAGATGGCACCTGTCCACCTCTATGCTGAGATACTGGGCTTCTCTGATGCACAGATCAAAGACTACTTCTTGAAGTTCAACAGTGACACCAAGGTGTCCTTGGAGATGTTAACCTATGTGGAGGACAATGCCATCCTGTATACTATGTGCTACAACCCATCATACTGTTGGGTAATTTGTTCCTCCCTGGAAGCAACCTTCACCTCACCAAGAGTACGTGATTGGAGCCCACCCAAGACAATCACCCAGCTATATGCCAACTATATTCATAACATCCTGAAGAATCATTCCAGAGAAGCAGAGGAGCCAAGACAGCTACTTCTGAAGACTGGAGAGATGGCCTACATGGGGGTGGCAGAGAAGGTCATTGTCTTCGGTGACCACCACTTCCATCGGTATGGCCTGCAGCCCAGCAACTTCCTCTCGGGTTTCCTCATGCAGATTCTACAGAAGGAGAACTCCTTGAAGGATGTGGTATACTCTTTCTTTCATCTCACAGTGCAGGAATTCCTGGCGGCCCTTGCCAAATTCTTCCAAACGCCTACTCCTAAACTGTCCCAGCTGTTGGATGAAACCAGCACCTCCAGGGATGGCCGGTATGAAATCTTCCTCCAGTTCATGGCTGGCCTCTCCTGCCCAGCCACCACAGCCCAACTGAAGGACCTGATTGGAGAAGTTCCCCAAGGGAACGTCTGTAAAGTGGTAGACTGGATCAAAGAGAGGTTTGAAAGTGCCCAGGGCCATAAGATCCAGCTGCTGAACACATTACACTATCTGTTTGAGGCACAGAACAAGGCCCTGGTGCAGGAGACTATGGGCCAGGTCAGACAGGTGGATTTCAGCTTCCAGGTCATGTCACCTGTAGATTGCTACGTTCTGGCTGTGGTGCTTGGGCCCTGTCAGCAGCTGCAGAACCTCCATCTTTTCAACTGTTCGATCGAGTCCTGGGGAATGAAGAGCTTGAAGAGCGTGCTACACAAGTGTGTGACTGTAAG GTTGTCACAGAATAGATTGGGAGATCAGGGGGTGAAACTCCTGTGTGAAGCCCTGAGGAAGCCCGACTGTCAAATGCAGACTCTGGA GCTCTGGATGGTGAATCTTACGGATGGCTGCGTGGAGGATCTCGCCAGTGCTCTGAGCACGAATGTTTCCATCAGAGACCTGAACCTGAGGGATAACGCCTTCACAGACCACTCTGTGCCCACCTTTCTGCACCTCGTGGAGAACTGCTCCGGGCTCCTTACCATCGA
- the LOC115457784 gene encoding NACHT, LRR and PYD domains-containing protein 3-like isoform X1 yields the protein MKGRDWPQLLIKPVNYAAVASRVLDGFSDLQLRRLTMLYCQRLEDATAEVACAVAFSLYAKTVISKLEYEQITGADGDKASQLLLKTVLSKEDAKAARAMWQSFTDFRENNAFLKVKRILQEIDDKGDSLHKEINWAPDEVIQDCLVAIHRQHQAILKERNATLALTSFHGWTLEKTFPLDKHFTELLIIPSLRYQEQVQHELLARGREHVEWRKQTLRRELEKVRHHEIFGTSFGKCTRCLYAVISGVAGIGKTTLVQKIVHDWAVGKIYGQFHFLFQFKFRELNIYQDRTSLKQIILDSYPYLEKDLKKVLANTNRILLIFDGLDEFREPIIFPDIQAKSPNSQSKGASHLYPESWCSIPDIIRALFQGQMLPDCSVLVTTRPTALESLQMAPVHLYAEILGFSDAQIKDYFLKFNSDTKVSLEMLTYVEDNAILYTMCYNPSYCWVICSSLEATFTSPRVRDWSPPKTITQLYANYIHNILKNHSREAEEPRQLLLKTGEMAYMGVAEKVIVFGDHHFHRYGLQPSNFLSGFLMQILQKENSLKDVVYSFFHLTVQEFLAALAKFFQTPTPKLSQLLDETSTSRDGRYEIFLQFMAGLSCPATTAQLKDLIGEVPQGNVCKVVDWIKERFESAQGHKIQLLNTLHYLFEAQNKALVQETMGQVRQVDFSFQVMSPVDCYVLAVVLGPCQQLQNLHLFNCSIESWGMKSLKSVLHKCVTVRLSQNRLGDQGVKLLCEALRKPDCQMQTLELWMVNLTDGCVEDLASALSTNVSIRDLNLRDNAFTDHSVPTFLHLVENCSGLLTIDLCNNPFSGVGCQKLKLFEEKLRRTRHGLKIKV from the exons ATGAAAGGAAGGGACTGGCCCCAGCTCTTAATAAAACCCGTAAACTATGCAGCAG TAGCCTCCAGGGTCCTGGATGGGTTCAGCGACCTACAGCTGCGCCGACTGACGATGCTGTACTGCCAACGGCTGGAGGATGCTACGGCAGAAGTCGCATGTGCTGTGGCATTCAGTCTCTACGCCAAGACCGTCATATCCAAACTGGAATACGAG CAAATCACTGGTGCTGATGGTGACAAAGCGTCACAGCTCCTACTGAAGACAGTGCTGTCCAAGGAGGATGCCAAAGCTGCCCGAGCCATGTGGCAAAGCTTCACAGACTTCAGGGAAAACAATGCTTTTCTGAAGGTGAAAAGGATCCTACAGGAGATTGACGACAAGG GAGACTCTTTGCATAAGGAGATTAATTGGGCCCCTGATGAGGTTATTCAAGACTGCCTGGTAG CCATCCATCGCCAGCACCAAGCGATCCTGAAGGAAAGGAATGCTACCCTAGCACTAACTTCTTTTCATGGCTGGACGTTGGAGAAGACCTTCCCACTGGACAAACATTTTACAGAGCTGCTCATCATCCCCTCCCTGAGGTACCAGGAGCAGGTGCAGCATGAGCTCCTTGCCCGTGGACGTGAACACGTTGAATGGCGCAAGCAAACCCTGCGCCGTGAGCTGGAGAAGGTCCGCCATCATGAGATCTTTGGCACCAGCTTTGGCAAGTGCACTCGCTGCCTTTATGCTGTGATCAGCGGTGTGGCTGGGATTGGCAAGACCACCCTGGTACAGAAAATAGTCCACGACTGGGCAGTGGGCAAAATTTATGggcagttccacttccttttccaGTTCAAGTTCCGGGAGCTCAACATCTACCAGGACAGGACCAGTCTCAAGCAGATCATCCTAGACTCCTACCCCTACCTAGAGAAAGATCTCAAGAAGGTCTTGGCAAATACCAATAGGATCTTGTTAATTTTTGACGGACTAGATGAATTCCGGGAGCCGATAATTTTCCCTGACATTCAGGCTAAATCTCCAAACTCACAATCAAAGGGGGCCTCACATCTTTACCCCGAGAGCTGGTGCTCCATTCCGGACATTATACGGGCTCTCTTTCAAGGGCAGATGTTGCCGGATTGTTCCGTGCTGGTGACCACACGGCCCACAGCCCTGGAGTCCTTGCAGATGGCACCTGTCCACCTCTATGCTGAGATACTGGGCTTCTCTGATGCACAGATCAAAGACTACTTCTTGAAGTTCAACAGTGACACCAAGGTGTCCTTGGAGATGTTAACCTATGTGGAGGACAATGCCATCCTGTATACTATGTGCTACAACCCATCATACTGTTGGGTAATTTGTTCCTCCCTGGAAGCAACCTTCACCTCACCAAGAGTACGTGATTGGAGCCCACCCAAGACAATCACCCAGCTATATGCCAACTATATTCATAACATCCTGAAGAATCATTCCAGAGAAGCAGAGGAGCCAAGACAGCTACTTCTGAAGACTGGAGAGATGGCCTACATGGGGGTGGCAGAGAAGGTCATTGTCTTCGGTGACCACCACTTCCATCGGTATGGCCTGCAGCCCAGCAACTTCCTCTCGGGTTTCCTCATGCAGATTCTACAGAAGGAGAACTCCTTGAAGGATGTGGTATACTCTTTCTTTCATCTCACAGTGCAGGAATTCCTGGCGGCCCTTGCCAAATTCTTCCAAACGCCTACTCCTAAACTGTCCCAGCTGTTGGATGAAACCAGCACCTCCAGGGATGGCCGGTATGAAATCTTCCTCCAGTTCATGGCTGGCCTCTCCTGCCCAGCCACCACAGCCCAACTGAAGGACCTGATTGGAGAAGTTCCCCAAGGGAACGTCTGTAAAGTGGTAGACTGGATCAAAGAGAGGTTTGAAAGTGCCCAGGGCCATAAGATCCAGCTGCTGAACACATTACACTATCTGTTTGAGGCACAGAACAAGGCCCTGGTGCAGGAGACTATGGGCCAGGTCAGACAGGTGGATTTCAGCTTCCAGGTCATGTCACCTGTAGATTGCTACGTTCTGGCTGTGGTGCTTGGGCCCTGTCAGCAGCTGCAGAACCTCCATCTTTTCAACTGTTCGATCGAGTCCTGGGGAATGAAGAGCTTGAAGAGCGTGCTACACAAGTGTGTGACTGTAAG GTTGTCACAGAATAGATTGGGAGATCAGGGGGTGAAACTCCTGTGTGAAGCCCTGAGGAAGCCCGACTGTCAAATGCAGACTCTGGA GCTCTGGATGGTGAATCTTACGGATGGCTGCGTGGAGGATCTCGCCAGTGCTCTGAGCACGAATGTTTCCATCAGAGACCTGAACCTGAGGGATAACGCCTTCACAGACCACTCTGTGCCCACCTTTCTGCACCTCGTGGAGAACTGCTCCGGGCTCCTTACCATCGA
- the LOC115457784 gene encoding NACHT, LRR and PYD domains-containing protein 12-like isoform X3: MKGRDWPQLLIKPVNYAAVASRVLDGFSDLQLRRLTMLYCQRLEDATAEVACAVAFSLYAKTVISKLEYEQITGADGDKASQLLLKTVLSKEDAKAARAMWQSFTDFRENNAFLKVKRILQEIDDKGDSLHKEINWAPDEVIQDCLVAIHRQHQAILKERNATLALTSFHGWTLEKTFPLDKHFTELLIIPSLRYQEQVQHELLARGREHVEWRKQTLRRELEKVRHHEIFGTSFGKCTRCLYAVISGVAGIGKTTLVQKIVHDWAVGKIYGQFHFLFQFKFRELNIYQDRTSLKQIILDSYPYLEKDLKKVLANTNRILLIFDGLDEFREPIIFPDIQAKSPNSQSKGASHLYPESWCSIPDIIRALFQGQMLPDCSVLVTTRPTALESLQMAPVHLYAEILGFSDAQIKDYFLKFNSDTKVSLEMLTYVEDNAILYTMCYNPSYCWVICSSLEATFTSPRVRDWSPPKTITQLYANYIHNILKNHSREAEEPRQLLLKTGEMAYMGVAEKVIVFGDHHFHRYGLQPSNFLSGFLMQILQKENSLKDVVYSFFHLTVQEFLAALAKFFQTPTPKLSQLLDETSTSRDGRYEIFLQFMAGLSCPATTAQLKDLIGEVPQGNVCKVVDWIKERFESAQGHKIQLLNTLHYLFEAQNKALVQETMGQVRQVDFSFQVMSPVDCYVLAVVLGPCQQLQNLHLFNCSIESWGMKSLKSVLHKCVTVRLWMVNLTDGCVEDLASALSTNVSIRDLNLRDNAFTDHSVPTFLHLVENCSGLLTIDLCNNPFSGVGCQKLKLFEEKLRRTRHGLKIKV; this comes from the exons ATGAAAGGAAGGGACTGGCCCCAGCTCTTAATAAAACCCGTAAACTATGCAGCAG TAGCCTCCAGGGTCCTGGATGGGTTCAGCGACCTACAGCTGCGCCGACTGACGATGCTGTACTGCCAACGGCTGGAGGATGCTACGGCAGAAGTCGCATGTGCTGTGGCATTCAGTCTCTACGCCAAGACCGTCATATCCAAACTGGAATACGAG CAAATCACTGGTGCTGATGGTGACAAAGCGTCACAGCTCCTACTGAAGACAGTGCTGTCCAAGGAGGATGCCAAAGCTGCCCGAGCCATGTGGCAAAGCTTCACAGACTTCAGGGAAAACAATGCTTTTCTGAAGGTGAAAAGGATCCTACAGGAGATTGACGACAAGG GAGACTCTTTGCATAAGGAGATTAATTGGGCCCCTGATGAGGTTATTCAAGACTGCCTGGTAG CCATCCATCGCCAGCACCAAGCGATCCTGAAGGAAAGGAATGCTACCCTAGCACTAACTTCTTTTCATGGCTGGACGTTGGAGAAGACCTTCCCACTGGACAAACATTTTACAGAGCTGCTCATCATCCCCTCCCTGAGGTACCAGGAGCAGGTGCAGCATGAGCTCCTTGCCCGTGGACGTGAACACGTTGAATGGCGCAAGCAAACCCTGCGCCGTGAGCTGGAGAAGGTCCGCCATCATGAGATCTTTGGCACCAGCTTTGGCAAGTGCACTCGCTGCCTTTATGCTGTGATCAGCGGTGTGGCTGGGATTGGCAAGACCACCCTGGTACAGAAAATAGTCCACGACTGGGCAGTGGGCAAAATTTATGggcagttccacttccttttccaGTTCAAGTTCCGGGAGCTCAACATCTACCAGGACAGGACCAGTCTCAAGCAGATCATCCTAGACTCCTACCCCTACCTAGAGAAAGATCTCAAGAAGGTCTTGGCAAATACCAATAGGATCTTGTTAATTTTTGACGGACTAGATGAATTCCGGGAGCCGATAATTTTCCCTGACATTCAGGCTAAATCTCCAAACTCACAATCAAAGGGGGCCTCACATCTTTACCCCGAGAGCTGGTGCTCCATTCCGGACATTATACGGGCTCTCTTTCAAGGGCAGATGTTGCCGGATTGTTCCGTGCTGGTGACCACACGGCCCACAGCCCTGGAGTCCTTGCAGATGGCACCTGTCCACCTCTATGCTGAGATACTGGGCTTCTCTGATGCACAGATCAAAGACTACTTCTTGAAGTTCAACAGTGACACCAAGGTGTCCTTGGAGATGTTAACCTATGTGGAGGACAATGCCATCCTGTATACTATGTGCTACAACCCATCATACTGTTGGGTAATTTGTTCCTCCCTGGAAGCAACCTTCACCTCACCAAGAGTACGTGATTGGAGCCCACCCAAGACAATCACCCAGCTATATGCCAACTATATTCATAACATCCTGAAGAATCATTCCAGAGAAGCAGAGGAGCCAAGACAGCTACTTCTGAAGACTGGAGAGATGGCCTACATGGGGGTGGCAGAGAAGGTCATTGTCTTCGGTGACCACCACTTCCATCGGTATGGCCTGCAGCCCAGCAACTTCCTCTCGGGTTTCCTCATGCAGATTCTACAGAAGGAGAACTCCTTGAAGGATGTGGTATACTCTTTCTTTCATCTCACAGTGCAGGAATTCCTGGCGGCCCTTGCCAAATTCTTCCAAACGCCTACTCCTAAACTGTCCCAGCTGTTGGATGAAACCAGCACCTCCAGGGATGGCCGGTATGAAATCTTCCTCCAGTTCATGGCTGGCCTCTCCTGCCCAGCCACCACAGCCCAACTGAAGGACCTGATTGGAGAAGTTCCCCAAGGGAACGTCTGTAAAGTGGTAGACTGGATCAAAGAGAGGTTTGAAAGTGCCCAGGGCCATAAGATCCAGCTGCTGAACACATTACACTATCTGTTTGAGGCACAGAACAAGGCCCTGGTGCAGGAGACTATGGGCCAGGTCAGACAGGTGGATTTCAGCTTCCAGGTCATGTCACCTGTAGATTGCTACGTTCTGGCTGTGGTGCTTGGGCCCTGTCAGCAGCTGCAGAACCTCCATCTTTTCAACTGTTCGATCGAGTCCTGGGGAATGAAGAGCTTGAAGAGCGTGCTACACAAGTGTGTGACTGTAAG GCTCTGGATGGTGAATCTTACGGATGGCTGCGTGGAGGATCTCGCCAGTGCTCTGAGCACGAATGTTTCCATCAGAGACCTGAACCTGAGGGATAACGCCTTCACAGACCACTCTGTGCCCACCTTTCTGCACCTCGTGGAGAACTGCTCCGGGCTCCTTACCATCGA